Genomic DNA from Porites lutea chromosome 4, jaPorLute2.1, whole genome shotgun sequence:
CCGTAGGGTGTTAGGTTGTCCATTATCAAGCTCACTCTTGTAAACCTTGTAAACTAACTAATCAAATTGCGACCAAACACCCATCAATTCACCATTCACCCGAACTAACAAAAGCTCACTCCTCGATCTCTTTTGTCTCGACTCGTGTCAGAGGCAGATCTTCGGGTTTTTAACTCCATTAAGTAGAGCTCTTTGTAAACCTGGGGTATATATGTTTTTTGTTATCGAGTATTACCTGTGCGGAAACCAGAGCTGTCGACTACTCTGACAGCCAAACCAAACGCGCCAATTTCTTGCCTTTGTCACTCGCTTACTTATCAAATGGAGCATCTATTAATTTGACAAAGAGCCAATCATAGCGCCGTATCTAAATTGCGGTCATTAGTTGCTAATTTCAACATAGCACAGTTGTTTCAGTTTGGACGCGAGCTGGAGACGAGACAGTCGAGGATATATAGCAGAAGCGCACGAGCCAGTCAAGAGGAGATAGCCGCAACAATCTGTATCGTAAAGAGCTCGTAAGAAGACCGTCCACATAGTAACACCGAAGCCATAGTTAAATATGCAGCATTGCGAGTGGAACAGAAGCCTCAATGTCTTCCCTTCGTATAACTCGTCGTCGTTTTATATTGACGATATTCTAGGCTCGGGATCAGCTCAGAGAACTCAGCCATCCATCTGCACTTCAACCATGTGCGAGGTACCAAAACCACCTTGCCTTTCACCAGCTTTTCATCTACCTCCACCGCGAACTTACACTAATCTGAGTAGCCCATTCACGCCTTACCATTCCCCAAGGAGCTTTGGTTTCCACGCGCCGAGTATTCCGAGTGTGTACGAAGCTTACAACGATCATAGTAAGTAATACTGAACAGCGATAACTAGACCAAAGTGTAAAATGCTGTGGGGTCACTGGCATCAGTGAAGTGATTTGTTGCGTTCGGCGAGATATCACAATCGATTAACGCAATTGAGTTGTATTTTGTGTCCCATCAATAACCTCGATTCCTTCATGTGTTCTCGTCTGTGGCGTTCTCAGTAGGAAAGGATTAGCGTAAACTGTTCAGTCTCTCTGCTTTTTAGTTTAACCACACAGCACTTTCCTTCGGCTGTGAAGTAAGTGATAAGAGATTTAGGTCATTAACCAGAGTTCAGCTCAGTTCTGGCTGCTAAATTGCCTGACTATCCAAGTGCCATTTCACAGTTTACTCAATTCAGCGATATATAGCAGCCGTTGTTTCACCATACCTGGCAGATGACATCTTATGACTGAACTCTATCATCTGATAAACTTCCTGTAGGTCGTATGTTCGTCCAAACACAAAAAGTATCATCGTCTAGTTGAATTAGTATTCAGCATTCCTCTCTAAATAGATCATTTCAGCCTCAACAGTTGGCAAATTTTGGGGAGTAGAACTTAGCGGAAATGGCTAGTAGTATTAGCACCTTACTCAGACCTCAACTTCAGCCCGCAGAAATTACTGCAATCCGTAATCATTTCCGCACGTTCTTTTCTCATAGGTGCCTGGAATCTGTTTTTACCGAAGCCTCAGAAGAAGAAAGGCGGCCAAGTGCGATTCTCCAACGAGCAAACTTTAGAGCTAGAAAAGATTTTTGAAAGTCAAAAGTATTTATCGCCCCCAGAGCGCAAGCAATTGTCCAAGGTGCTCGGGTTAACGGAGCGTCAAGTGAAGACATGGTTTCAAAACCGCAGAGCGAAATGGAGGCGCTTTAAACAGGAATCACAAGGCGAGAAATCGGAAAGATTAGAATCGGAGGAATCAAAGTTGGCAGAAAAGAATTCTTCGTGAGTTTCGAGAAGCAATCGTACGTACATTGACGCATCACGACTTCAAGCCAGAGGTGGAAATGCAAACGTAAAAATCAGCCGAATGTTTTGAAATTAATGCTGTTGAAGAGTTGTTTGGCGCTGGTTTTACAGCGtttaaaaaacaagaacttaTTAACTTCTTCAGCAGGCAAAACTTTGAGAATTTACTCGCGCTGGTCGCCGAGTGTTTGAGTTTAATGGTTTTCTAATAGTTTAGTTCGGCTGGTAATTCAAAGTATCCGTTCGTGGTGTGGCTTGGTATCGTCACTGAACATTAATTGCCCAAAGTGTTCGgacaaaagaacattttatagAACTAAGCTTCTGTGTTCTTCTTCGGTTGCTAAAGTAGTCAGTGTAAATTCGTCAGCTAACATACAGTGATGTGCTATTGAATCACGCATTAGAGTAAAGTGATTAAGCCAACTTAAGGGCCATTCAGCAAAGAAGATCAGAAGGAAATAGAAAATTCCTGTTTTGTATATAATGAGATTTGAACTCAAAAATCtgacgtttctttttcttttagataatttagttgtaaagaaaaagagaaatactgTACAAAGAGGCTAACAATAAACAGAATACTATGTAATAGCTTTGATTTCCAATTAGTCATTTTTACCAAGAATAAACTTACTCAAGCGTCAGTCAGTCTCCGTAAATGCGTTCTCTTTTTCTAAATAGCCCGCAAGAACACAAGTATTAGCAAGTGAAAATGTCATGGTAAAGGTCTCAAACAACAACAGCGCTTTATTTAGGAAGAAACATAGTTTATTTCACCCAAGCGAGAGATATACCTGGGATAGTTTGGAAGGCAATTTGAAGAGTTTTGTAACACAAGATAATTGCTTGGTTTAATCTCTGACATTTCCTTTGATAAGATTGACACAGTCTTTTAGCGAATTGCGTTTTCATTCTCATTATTACTGTTTTAATTGCTCTATAGACAGGATGTTCGCTTCCAAAcaaattttcccctttttcatTAATGCACAGAACCCTTTGAGCAGCCACCTCTGTGGAATAGTCCTATAGATAGCTTTTTGTTTTCGGTGAACTGTTATAGATGGAAGAAGTGGGAAGTTACCAAACACACTGGTCTGAAGGACTATTAACCATCCTTAATTGCTACTGTGTCACTGGATGTAAAATCATTTGTTTATATTATGGCGACAAGGGGCGCTCGCAGCAAAGATAAAGTTGACCAAATCTATAAGCTCAATCAAATGATTCCACTCCTCGCCCAGAGCGAAACGTTTACACGGTACGCTTTTTCTGCGTTGCCTTTAAAAAACACCAAGAGAATTGTTTTCCCAAGCAACGACTATCCGATTGGTCTTGATTCTAAAAGCTTTCCTGTTCAAAGGAAAGGTGTGAAATCAGATGTGATATAATAATTACCAGGCCCAGTTCTGTTTGCAAAAGGCACAAAGAGTGTTTTAGAGTGGGATTGCGAAAAGCAATTGGTGTCTAGTATTTTCTAGGAGGTCGCTTTCTCTCTAATTGAAGGAGGTTTCTGCTCTTTTGTAATCGATCATGAATGAGTTATCAATTCCTCGCTTTCCCCTCCCAGTTTCCACAACAATGGATCTAAAAGACTATTAAACACATCACCTCTGTTGTAAATTGCTCTGTAATATCTAATGTTTATTCTTTTTGCACGTTTTCGAAACTAAGACCAAGAAAACACCATGATCGAAATAGATTCATCCTCGTGCGGTTTGGTCAGAAATGAAGATCGCAAAGCATAGGTTGTTTGCGGTAGTGTGAAAAATATATTGCGTGTGTGGTCGAAGCATTTTACGAGGAGCAGAGATAACCCTTGTCACATTCCCTATTCACTGCTGGTAATCCAAATTCAAAATAACTTTAATCAAGATATACTTTTAAGCAATTAGGTATCTCAAGCTTTGTGTAACTTAACACTAAAAATGTTTTCTCGTAAAATCTGAGGAACAAGACAAACGCAGATCACAAACAGATTAGCCTGCATGTATGTTATTCGCGTTCGCAAATTCATGATTTTGAGCCGGGagttttagctttttcaatGAACATTATTAGCTGATTTGGCGCGTTTGTATATTCTCGCTTTTCAGATCGCTTTTCCGGCCTATTGACGGGTTTAGCTCTCCCCAATTAAAAACCAGCTGTTCACCAGTTACGAGAATAAATCAGCACGAAAAAAACCTTGAATTTGTTCTGTTTCTAAAAACCAGGCCTACTATTTTATCAAAGTTTGAAAAGTATATTTTTAAAGACGACCATCGTAAGTTGAGGAACCGACTTTGAGCTGAGTTACAATAGAGAGAGAGCGAACGAACAGGGTCCCAAAGGGTTTGTGTACCAGAAACCAAAGATGGAAGGCTCACTTGCTTGGATTTTAGAAGAATGAGTCAAGTTTTTGTCTGCAAAAGTAGAtcggacaaaataaaatgaatcacTTTGTGTTTACGGAGTTATTAGTAAGATCATTTGCTCCCCCTGCTTTCGTTTTGTTTGAAGAGGAAATTACTTCATGAGCGGACAATAAGCGCAGAAGTATGGAATATTTATTGTGCCTAAAAAGAATGAAAGGCAAATTTGGAGGCAGTTAAGGTAATTATTATCAAAACGCCTAATTACGTGTTTTTTTCAATACGGAATTAAGGGGAAAACTGGCAAAATTTTCACCTTTAGGTCAACGACTTTGAACAagagagatcattctctcttgctttgaATCATGTCAGGCTGTTGGTTCGGAGCGACAAGCAATGAATTTGATCAAATTAGCTTTGTCGTTTTGAGCAACAAGTCACATTCAAAGCTAATTCACTGGAAACTAAGGTTAGATCGGCACAGTGATAtaaaacatgaatttttttccccgATAAATAGCACAGAATGAACCTTTATCATAAAAGTATGGGAACAAGTGATTGAAGTGTTTCAGTGTAAAATCAATCTCCTCTATTTCTTTTTCGTGATAAAATTCATTAACTTTATCGATATGtacatgtgaaattatgggTTTTAAGTTGTTGTTCATGCCTATACGTTTAGCAGACAAGAATTCGAAAACGTTTGAAATGCTTACGATTCCTTTTTCCTCAATATATTGTCAGCTTCCTTATACGTATAATTTCCAGAACTCACACATTCAAAGAACGCTGAAGGAAGATTACAAAGCACCTGAATGATGTGAAAACTACTTTAAAAGCATCCTTCCGCGGATAACCGAAAATGCAGGAACAACAGATAACAAATGTAGGATGATTTTCGCTTGGCCGGGAAACAGTTAACAGCTTCGGCCGGTCTTTCTGCGGAATAATTTTACTGCCGCAAATCAGTGAACACGCCCCCATCCAGTGGTATCGGCTTAGTAAAGGAATTCACTTTTAGGTTTGCTAAAAGCTTTTGAAAATGGACTTGCGCGCGTCTATTTGTCTACTTCCAGATTTTCATTCAGTTTAAACAATAAGGGCGACACGCCACATAGGGTTAAAAGGGAAGTTCATCCCTTactggcgaaaaaaaaaataccttgtATCAGAAAATACTACCTTGCTGATGAAAATATAATCCCCAATAGATATTCTTCACATTATCTATATATGATAAAACGCCCGAAAGACAAATTTATTGAGACAGAATACTCTTTCATATGTTTCAAATGTTCTGATTCATTTTTATTAACTGTTtgggaatttttatttttgcacaACTAACAATTATAGATCATTTAGACCATTTACAAACATGTACTAGACTGCTCATGCTATTATTCGGGTTCATTATATTGCATTCTCTTCCTGTGTTTTCTGGTTATGAAAAATGCACTTCATTAAACTGGATTGGAAGACACTGACTCCTTTGAATTCATGTAAAGAGTCgtaaagaaaagtaaaatcGCATTCAGCAAAAAGTTACAATAACAGTTGCGTGGCGCAATCAAGCTATGAGAAAGGAATACCATTAACACGTAGTCACAATTTATGATATGAAACATTGATCAAATAGTTCTTTTTTGAGGATTAATACAGTACCAGGGGAGAGTAATGCTTAGAACAGTTTATTTACACATGATGGCCCCATTACAAGAGAGAAATTTAATCAAAGGCTAAGGGATTCACTATCTGCCAAATCACCAACAAACTGATGACCCTGCATAGGAGCTCTTCAGTGTTAGCCAGAGCACAAAGAAAAACTATAATTTTTGGATGCAGCTGAGGTTATGGTGCGCGGTACTTAGTTGTGGTCTGTAACCCAGTCACCAAAATTACTTAAATTAATGTATACAAGCTGTCTTGGTATCCGACAAaagctaaataaaataaattaagtcGGCATCACTTCATTTcactaaaatattttattgcaaCAGTAGCACAAAGTTGACCAGATATTGTTTTCGCttactgataaaaaaaaaacttacaaacAATGTCGCACAGTGAACCGAAGGGGATTTTCGTAATAAAACTATTAACCTTTCTGAATGTAAAAATTCCCAGAAACGTCCTACAGAAAGGTTGCAAACTGATTGAAAATACTTCACAAAAGTATAAACTGAATTTATACCTTACGGTCAGCACAAAGACATCTCTGTTACATGAATCAGCCTTGATTGAATTGAATGGTTGCACTATGCTCGGATTTTATTTAACAGAGGCTTAAGATCACGACACTGAGAGTGCAACCCAGCAGCCATTAATTTATATGACTGCACCAAACGCCATTTAATCAAAAGACTCCGCAATGTAGCTGAAACAACGAAAGAGCTGCGAACACTGCAAAACGGTTTCTCTCTCAGTTCGCTTACCGTTAGTCAGGATTTAACCGACACGGGCTCAGAAGTTACGATTATAAACGCGATTGACTGAAAGTTAGATTGAacctgcagaaaaaaataaaacaaaacaacaaatatcAGATCTCAATATGCCATTGGGTCACGAAAAAATCACATTTAACACTCGTAAGAATTCTTATTGAATTGTTGTTACAAGACAACGTTGCCTTACATATTTTTTCCATATGCTGCCGTGATTTCCCAAATTTCCTAAACAAAACTCCTGTCGGCACCATTGTTTCACAAGTGATAATTTCTGTTAATGTTTCAAATGTTTCCTTTAGGCTACAAGGAGGGGCAGGTGGCGACAAATACTGAAAATGTCAAGGAGTTATAGCTTTCTGTTGCCTTACCATGAATGTATATATAAATTCTCAAGAAACGGTTGTTCTTTCTTGAGTTTAGCCGGATGTGTTATCACTTTTAACTGCATGACTTTACCTATGAAGTTTGATAAAATATACAACTTGAACTATTACGAAGCCGAACTTGTTTATATTAATAAAATTGCAGACAGGATTCCTAGAGTTGAGTTTGTTGCTCATTTTCGTTGATTGTAAGTCGATTACTGAACCCTTTTTATACCAAAAGGGAGCAAATAATTGTTCTTAGTATCACGCGCATTCTATATACTTTCGTAGATCAGTAGACAAGTCATTTATTTTAGCACTAGTTAACATAGCGGAATGTAGTGAATCGAACTCATACACCTTTCGTAAGATCATAAACATCAACAATGTCGCCTAGAGTTCTTTCTGAACAACAGTTATGTCAGCAGCAGTCggctcaaaagttagaactacgttACACAGCACAATAAACAAAACCATACACGATAAAACTCACTGCTCAGTTCTGTAGTTTTACGTTTGGGATCATACTTTAGGCCAATTTTGAATAGTTCAGACTCGAACGGTTAGAACTACATTCTGCTGCATAATATAGAGTTTCCACAGGAAAGAACTGCTCCGTAGCTTTCGTTAGGATTTTAACCGAAGCCTTAAGACTAGAACATCAGTAGCCATATAACTGGAAATTACACCCAGCACGCCCCTGTATTGACGCAGTTTCCCGCATGTAAGAGTTCACCTACaacctcaaaagttagaacttaCATCAGTCGAACAGCATAATTATGAGCAGACCCACAGGACTGAAAATAATACTCTGTAGCTTTAACTAGAATAATACAG
This window encodes:
- the LOC140935857 gene encoding hematopoietically-expressed homeobox protein hhex-like; translated protein: MQHCEWNRSLNVFPSYNSSSFYIDDILGSGSAQRTQPSICTSTMCEVPKPPCLSPAFHLPPPRTYTNLSSPFTPYHSPRSFGFHAPSIPSVYEAYNDHSAWNLFLPKPQKKKGGQVRFSNEQTLELEKIFESQKYLSPPERKQLSKVLGLTERQVKTWFQNRRAKWRRFKQESQGEKSERLESEESKLAEKNSS